In the Ensifer adhaerens genome, one interval contains:
- a CDS encoding efflux RND transporter periplasmic adaptor subunit: MASRSSIAILVAAGLVCVAAAGVSVTRTALQSEAKPARGVSTDSKHGGAISVETATVTLKDVPVIVHALGNVQAPDTVQVGARIASQITAIHVKDGQMVKVGDPLFTLDDRAMRAQLARDTAIVAKDTALLSDAKTELERARTLRDDKTGTQQTYDTALSVQQSAEATLDADRASVEADQVALSLTQITAPISGRLGVVQVTLGDLVGQTGATSTNLVTITAIDPIEVAFHLPEEQLQTFKALLDQGKPPRVRAKLSGSETAIGEGVLDFIDSSVDATSGTITMRATFPNGAQKLWPGQFVDVDIEQEQLHQAPVIPSVAVQPGQNGPFVFHVKDDNTVETLAVKPLFDDGKLAVIPSGLTQGEKVVVEGQARLKPGDAVKVVPPAAQPLTD, encoded by the coding sequence ATGGCCAGTCGATCAAGTATTGCGATCCTAGTCGCCGCCGGTCTCGTGTGCGTGGCCGCCGCTGGGGTCAGTGTAACCCGGACGGCCCTGCAAAGCGAGGCAAAGCCTGCCCGTGGCGTCTCTACGGACTCCAAACACGGTGGTGCCATCTCCGTCGAAACGGCCACGGTTACGCTCAAGGACGTACCCGTCATCGTCCACGCCCTGGGCAATGTCCAGGCACCCGACACCGTACAGGTCGGTGCTCGTATTGCGAGCCAGATCACAGCCATCCACGTCAAGGACGGGCAGATGGTCAAGGTGGGAGATCCGCTTTTCACATTGGATGACCGAGCGATGCGAGCGCAGCTCGCGCGCGACACGGCAATCGTTGCGAAGGACACGGCATTGCTTTCGGACGCGAAAACAGAACTCGAGCGTGCAAGAACCCTGCGCGACGACAAGACGGGAACGCAGCAGACTTATGATACCGCCCTCTCGGTGCAGCAGTCGGCCGAGGCGACGCTTGATGCTGACCGGGCCTCCGTCGAGGCCGATCAGGTCGCGCTCAGCCTGACGCAGATCACCGCACCCATCAGCGGCCGCCTCGGCGTTGTCCAGGTCACTCTCGGTGATCTCGTCGGCCAGACGGGCGCAACCTCCACCAACCTGGTGACGATTACCGCGATCGACCCGATCGAGGTTGCCTTCCATTTGCCGGAAGAGCAGTTGCAGACGTTCAAGGCGCTGCTGGATCAGGGCAAGCCGCCGCGCGTGCGGGCCAAGCTCAGCGGCTCGGAAACAGCCATAGGCGAGGGCGTGCTCGATTTCATCGACTCCTCGGTCGACGCCACCTCCGGCACGATCACCATGCGGGCGACCTTTCCCAATGGCGCGCAAAAGCTATGGCCGGGTCAGTTCGTCGATGTTGATATCGAACAGGAGCAATTGCACCAGGCGCCGGTCATCCCGAGCGTTGCGGTTCAACCGGGCCAGAACGGCCCCTTCGTCTTCCATGTGAAGGACGACAACACGGTGGAAACACTGGCCGTAAAGCCACTGTTCGATGACGGCAAGCTGGCCGTGATCCCTTCGGGGCTCACGCAGGGTGAAAAGGTCGTGGTCGAGGGACAAGCCCGTCTGAAGCCGGGCGACGCCGTCAAGGTGGTGCCTCCTGCCGCACAACCGCTGACGGATTGA
- a CDS encoding BA14K family protein — MHGLAYGRILGLMSILAAAVPAAPPIVLADDFDGGRRYCRDYHGRDRWRCEESRRDHWREKREKQEKRDLKAGIAAGAIGLALGAIIIGAAQEEERRRQNGQYRLNERDARCLARYRSYDSRSRTFIGRDGRRYECR; from the coding sequence ATGCATGGCTTGGCTTACGGTAGAATTCTCGGCCTGATGTCCATACTGGCGGCGGCCGTGCCTGCGGCGCCGCCGATCGTCCTCGCGGACGATTTCGATGGCGGACGGCGCTACTGCAGGGACTACCATGGCAGGGACCGCTGGCGCTGCGAGGAGTCACGTCGGGATCATTGGCGCGAGAAACGCGAGAAGCAGGAAAAGCGGGACCTCAAGGCCGGCATCGCCGCCGGCGCGATCGGACTGGCGCTCGGCGCGATCATTATCGGTGCGGCGCAGGAAGAAGAGCGCCGCCGCCAGAACGGCCAGTATCGCCTCAATGAGCGGGACGCCCGCTGCCTCGCCCGCTACCGCAGCTATGATTCACGCAGCCGAACCTTCATCGGCCGCGATGGCAGACGCTACGAGTGCCGCTGA
- a CDS encoding efflux RND transporter permease subunit: MPLSEFSIRRPIATALLSVALILAGAFSYLVLPIAALPRTDFPVINVSASLPGASPDTMATSVATPLIKQFATIAGIDTISTTNSLGSTSISIEFVLGRNIDAAAADVQAAITRTLRLLPQDMPAPPSYRKVNPADAPVLLLALKSNTVPLTDLDAIAQQVISPTLSVLDGVAEVSIFGSQQFAVRIQMHPDALTARGISVDALKTAVAAANDNSPLGTARTKDRQVAIVADTQRMNAANFSNIIIKSDNGKPVRLGDVATVIDSIANDQTASWHDGSRAIILAILRQPDANTVQVVDRVQALLPSLRQSLPAAASIETLNDRSVSVRGAVHDVQFTLALTVGLVILVIFVFVRRLWATLIPALAVPISIIATFAAMYPLGFSIDNISLMALTLSVGLVVDDAIVMLENIVRHMEEEGSDAFSAALAGSKEIGFTIVAISLSLVAVFIPVLLMGGVIGRILHEFAVVVTVAILASAFVSLTLTPMLAARLPANSESAGGGVLTRLDLAFERGFARILKTYEGLLSFCIRQRALVLLLFLFTVAITAYQIVSIPKGFFPQEDIGQLQVTTRARQDISFAAMSALQSKVEAVFAKSPYVAHVASTIGSGGASTALNTGRLFVELKPKRDRPPLETVLAELRRELAAIPGIQAFMSPIQNLSVGSRASASQYQLVLQSLDQPLMNEWAQKLRDAMSADRAYFTDVNSDLQINAPQTRLVVDLDKAATLGVDASQLRTTLYGGFGAEQISTIYTAGDSYEVIMELDPSIEWSADRFAELRVGGANGALVPLGAFARIETVSGPLTINQLGQLPAVTISFNLPAQVALGNALAEVARLKTEIGMPSEIATRNYGTTQLFQDAAANQGFLVLAAIVTIYLVLGVLYESLIHPLTVLSGLPSAISGALLAIYFCGFDLSIIAIVGVLMLIGIVKKNAIMMIDVALALQRSGSPAREAIQRACLMRFRPIMMTSAAAIMSTLPIAIGSGASAELRQPLGVAVVGGLLVSQFVTLFVTPVIYLYMEDLTRWISQLFQLGSFKVRRERQQPAAAGRAVADTPDHQADT, encoded by the coding sequence ATGCCACTGTCCGAGTTCAGCATTCGCCGCCCGATCGCCACAGCGCTGCTGTCGGTTGCGCTCATCCTTGCGGGCGCATTCAGCTATCTCGTGCTGCCGATCGCAGCTCTGCCGCGGACCGATTTCCCGGTCATCAACGTCTCGGCGTCGCTGCCCGGCGCGTCGCCGGACACCATGGCGACCTCGGTCGCAACGCCGCTCATCAAGCAGTTCGCCACCATTGCGGGGATCGACACGATCTCGACGACCAATTCCCTTGGCTCCACATCGATCTCGATCGAGTTCGTGCTCGGTCGCAACATCGACGCCGCTGCCGCCGATGTGCAGGCGGCGATCACCAGGACGCTAAGGCTCCTGCCACAGGACATGCCGGCGCCGCCAAGCTATCGTAAGGTAAACCCGGCCGATGCCCCGGTTCTACTGCTGGCGCTGAAGAGCAATACGGTGCCTCTTACCGACCTCGATGCGATCGCTCAGCAGGTGATATCCCCTACGTTGTCCGTGCTCGACGGGGTGGCCGAAGTGTCCATCTTCGGCAGCCAGCAATTCGCGGTGCGCATTCAGATGCACCCGGATGCGCTGACGGCGCGTGGCATCTCCGTGGATGCGTTGAAAACCGCGGTCGCTGCGGCAAACGACAATTCGCCGCTTGGCACCGCGCGGACGAAAGACCGCCAAGTGGCGATCGTCGCCGATACACAGCGCATGAACGCCGCGAACTTCTCCAACATCATCATCAAGAGCGACAACGGCAAGCCTGTGCGGCTGGGCGACGTCGCGACGGTGATCGATTCCATCGCCAACGATCAGACGGCGAGCTGGCATGATGGATCGCGCGCCATCATCCTGGCAATCCTGCGCCAGCCGGACGCAAACACGGTACAAGTCGTCGACCGGGTGCAGGCGCTACTGCCGTCGCTGCGCCAGTCTCTACCCGCAGCGGCCAGCATCGAAACGCTCAACGACCGGTCGGTCTCCGTTCGTGGCGCGGTCCACGACGTCCAGTTTACCCTCGCGCTGACCGTTGGCCTCGTAATCCTCGTCATCTTCGTCTTCGTGCGCCGCCTCTGGGCCACGCTTATCCCGGCATTGGCCGTGCCGATCTCCATCATCGCCACCTTTGCCGCGATGTATCCGCTCGGCTTTTCGATCGACAATATCTCGCTGATGGCGCTCACACTCTCCGTCGGTCTCGTGGTGGATGATGCGATCGTCATGCTGGAGAACATCGTTCGGCACATGGAAGAGGAAGGTAGCGACGCCTTTTCGGCAGCCCTTGCCGGTTCGAAGGAAATCGGTTTCACCATCGTTGCAATCTCCCTGTCGCTGGTCGCAGTGTTCATACCGGTGCTGTTGATGGGCGGCGTTATCGGCCGGATTCTTCACGAATTCGCCGTGGTCGTTACTGTGGCGATCCTCGCTTCCGCCTTCGTATCGCTCACGTTGACGCCGATGCTCGCCGCCCGGCTGCCTGCCAACAGTGAAAGTGCCGGAGGCGGCGTGCTTACGCGGCTGGACCTTGCGTTCGAACGCGGTTTTGCGCGCATCCTCAAGACCTACGAAGGGCTGCTTTCCTTCTGTATCCGGCAGCGCGCCCTGGTACTTCTTCTCTTCCTGTTCACCGTGGCGATCACCGCCTACCAGATTGTTTCGATCCCGAAGGGCTTCTTTCCTCAGGAGGATATCGGCCAGCTCCAGGTCACCACCCGGGCCCGTCAGGACATTTCCTTTGCTGCGATGTCTGCGCTTCAGTCCAAGGTCGAAGCGGTCTTTGCCAAGTCGCCCTACGTCGCCCATGTCGCAAGCACGATCGGATCGGGCGGGGCATCGACGGCCCTCAACACCGGGCGCCTTTTCGTGGAACTCAAACCGAAGCGCGACCGCCCGCCGCTCGAAACCGTTCTTGCGGAATTGCGCCGGGAGCTTGCGGCAATTCCCGGCATCCAGGCGTTCATGTCGCCGATCCAGAACCTCTCCGTCGGGTCGCGCGCCTCCGCCAGCCAGTATCAGCTGGTGCTCCAGAGCCTCGATCAGCCGCTGATGAACGAGTGGGCGCAAAAGCTCCGCGACGCGATGAGTGCGGATCGCGCGTACTTCACCGACGTCAACAGCGACCTGCAGATCAATGCGCCACAAACACGCCTGGTCGTCGATCTCGATAAGGCGGCAACGCTCGGCGTCGATGCCAGTCAGCTGCGCACGACACTCTATGGCGGCTTCGGCGCAGAGCAGATCTCCACGATCTACACGGCCGGCGACAGCTACGAAGTCATCATGGAACTCGATCCGAGCATCGAGTGGTCTGCCGACAGGTTCGCTGAACTGCGTGTGGGCGGCGCGAATGGTGCGCTGGTGCCCCTCGGCGCCTTCGCCCGCATCGAAACCGTCTCCGGACCACTCACCATCAATCAGCTCGGCCAATTGCCGGCCGTCACCATATCCTTCAACCTGCCGGCCCAGGTCGCTCTTGGCAACGCGCTTGCGGAGGTCGCTCGTCTCAAGACAGAGATCGGCATGCCCTCAGAAATCGCCACCCGAAACTACGGCACGACGCAGCTCTTCCAGGATGCTGCCGCCAACCAAGGTTTCCTCGTCCTTGCGGCCATCGTGACGATCTATCTCGTGCTCGGCGTTCTCTATGAAAGCCTCATCCATCCGCTGACCGTGCTCTCCGGTCTGCCGTCGGCCATCTCCGGTGCGCTTCTCGCAATTTATTTTTGCGGCTTCGACCTCTCGATCATCGCGATCGTCGGCGTGTTGATGCTGATCGGCATCGTCAAGAAAAACGCGATCATGATGATCGACGTGGCGCTGGCGCTGCAACGGTCCGGCAGTCCGGCCCGAGAGGCGATCCAAAGGGCCTGCCTGATGCGTTTCCGCCCGATCATGATGACATCCGCAGCGGCGATCATGAGCACATTGCCGATCGCGATCGGCAGCGGCGCAAGCGCGGAACTGCGCCAGCCGCTTGGCGTCGCGGTGGTCGGCGGTCTTTTGGTATCGCAGTTTGTGACGCTCTTCGTGACGCCTGTGATCTACCTCTACATGGAGGATCTGACACGGTGGATCTCACAACTGTTCCAGCTTGGGTCATTCAAGGTACGGCGTGAACGGCAGCAGCCAGCAGCCGCCGGCCGAGCTGTCGCAGATACTCCGGACCATCAGGCCGATACATGA
- a CDS encoding GlcG/HbpS family heme-binding protein, which produces MIRNIVLAAALLAPVAATAQELPTAAYLPLDMAIKAADAAVKACAAEGHSVSVAVVGRDGATKVLLKADNSGPHTGNSAQGKAFTSAAMGRDTAGLGEFIASKPANEGLRDMDARMVIQAGGVPIKFGKALVGGIGVGGAPSGDIDANCATAGLQAIGAK; this is translated from the coding sequence ATGATCCGCAATATCGTGCTCGCAGCCGCGCTTCTCGCTCCCGTTGCCGCTACGGCGCAGGAACTGCCGACCGCGGCCTACCTGCCGCTCGACATGGCCATCAAGGCTGCCGACGCCGCAGTGAAGGCTTGCGCCGCCGAAGGCCACAGTGTCAGCGTTGCTGTTGTTGGTCGCGATGGGGCAACCAAGGTGCTGCTGAAGGCCGACAACTCCGGTCCGCACACTGGCAACAGCGCCCAGGGCAAGGCCTTCACCTCCGCTGCCATGGGCCGCGACACGGCCGGCCTCGGCGAGTTCATCGCCTCCAAGCCGGCAAATGAAGGCCTCCGCGACATGGACGCGCGCATGGTGATCCAGGCCGGTGGCGTGCCGATCAAGTTCGGTAAGGCACTGGTTGGCGGCATCGGCGTGGGTGGCGCACCGTCGGGTGATATCGACGCGAACTGCGCAACGGCCGGCCTCCAGGCAATCGGCGCGAAGTAA
- a CDS encoding response regulator transcription factor: MTLPVYLVDDDDAVRRALSLLLSTVGIKVTGFSDPQAFLAQVSRLDPGCLVLDIRMPAISGLKLQERLTEHGIDWPTIVISGHGDIEACRRAFRNGAIDFLSKPVDEQDLIDAIHKGHELLERTMRAHAEKAETLALLAALTQRESEVLDRIAAGFTTRQIAEGLGLSPRTVESHRAAIGAKLGSTSQAEMTRIWLDGTKTP, translated from the coding sequence ATGACGCTTCCGGTCTATCTCGTTGACGACGACGATGCGGTTCGTCGAGCGCTCAGCCTGTTGCTCTCGACCGTCGGGATCAAGGTCACTGGGTTTTCGGATCCGCAAGCCTTTCTCGCACAGGTTTCTCGCCTCGACCCTGGCTGCCTGGTGCTCGATATCCGCATGCCTGCCATCTCTGGACTGAAGCTGCAGGAAAGGCTGACGGAACACGGGATAGACTGGCCGACGATCGTGATCTCCGGGCACGGCGATATCGAGGCCTGTCGCCGCGCCTTCCGTAACGGCGCTATCGACTTTCTCTCGAAGCCGGTGGACGAGCAGGACTTGATCGACGCGATCCACAAAGGCCATGAATTGCTGGAGCGCACCATGCGCGCCCATGCGGAAAAAGCCGAAACCTTGGCCCTGCTTGCGGCACTCACGCAGCGTGAAAGCGAAGTTCTCGATCGGATTGCCGCAGGCTTTACGACCCGCCAGATCGCCGAAGGTCTCGGTCTATCGCCCCGTACGGTCGAAAGCCACCGCGCCGCCATCGGCGCCAAACTCGGCAGCACCTCACAGGCGGAAATGACGCGCATCTGGCTCGACGGGACGAAAACTCCGTAG
- a CDS encoding glutathione S-transferase family protein — protein MPITITAFERSPDRGRGLARDMRVRWALEEVGQPYDVRLLSFKAMREPAHLALHPFGQIPTYEEGDLALFESGAIVFHIAERHEGLLPVDANARARAITWMFAALSTVEPPIIEREVARLLERDETWYEQRLPAVEERVRKRLRELSDRLGEAAWLDGNFSVGDLQMISVLLRLKGSALLDEFQNLSAYVARGEARPAYKRAFAAQRAVFEAASANA, from the coding sequence ATGCCTATCACCATTACCGCCTTTGAACGTTCGCCGGACCGCGGTAGGGGACTGGCCCGTGACATGCGCGTTCGCTGGGCGCTCGAAGAAGTTGGTCAGCCCTACGACGTCCGCCTGCTTTCGTTCAAAGCGATGAGGGAGCCAGCGCATCTCGCGCTTCACCCCTTCGGCCAAATTCCGACCTATGAGGAAGGCGATCTCGCGCTGTTCGAATCCGGAGCGATCGTGTTCCACATCGCGGAGCGCCACGAAGGGTTGCTGCCGGTCGACGCCAACGCCCGGGCCCGCGCAATCACCTGGATGTTCGCCGCACTCAGCACGGTGGAGCCGCCGATCATCGAGCGCGAAGTCGCCAGGCTGCTGGAGCGCGACGAAACCTGGTATGAGCAACGCCTGCCGGCCGTCGAGGAACGTGTCCGCAAGCGCCTGCGTGAACTCTCCGACCGCCTTGGCGAGGCCGCGTGGCTCGACGGCAATTTCAGTGTGGGCGACCTACAGATGATATCTGTCTTGCTCCGGCTGAAGGGATCGGCGCTGCTGGACGAATTTCAGAACCTTTCCGCCTATGTCGCCCGTGGCGAAGCGCGACCCGCGTACAAACGCGCCTTTGCAGCACAGCGAGCGGTCTTCGAGGCCGCATCGGCAAACGCGTGA
- a CDS encoding sensor histidine kinase encodes MTALGRDRSLLKAAHDNKTAQPMMHSNRSIFERPFHMVVLWCLLLALGGVALAGWERQALVAELERESTLLHSLASQRVDQHDAHLTALSAVAVASEGRRHDLFLEVARTIARFYPRIDEVQLVPLDASAETVGTGPLDAKTAELIRAAARASDGRIALLPHPQRADHYIMIKRSPNTDEARYGLMLGIDAAKLIGDGGPFWSRPGVAVRLSLPDGHILLPTALPEAILFSKALSSASQPLLLETGMGIGLADMFPPVQTGLTFLVVSFAYLAGLAALRQRARTRAAEQQATLSALESRLTHASRVNALGEMASGMAHELTQPLTAILAQAQAGRRLLAQGQDAALAPVLEDTVSQARRASAILERFRNWSQPHAAPVAAFDLRHALANVDALLQPDARSSGIQLDFQVPETPVSVVGDPVEIEQVAYNLVRNAFEALAAETGDSGRVTVTLSERDTAVVFDVADNGPGVSEALRPRLFTPFVTTRAGGTGLGLALSQRLVERAGGEIALVESDHGATFRVTLPRARRTEEPM; translated from the coding sequence ATGACCGCGCTTGGCCGCGACCGCTCTCTGCTGAAGGCAGCGCATGACAACAAGACCGCCCAACCGATGATGCACAGCAATCGTTCGATCTTCGAACGCCCCTTCCATATGGTCGTCCTGTGGTGCCTCCTCCTGGCGCTCGGTGGCGTCGCGTTGGCGGGTTGGGAGCGGCAGGCACTCGTCGCCGAACTCGAGCGGGAAAGCACGCTCCTCCATAGCCTCGCCTCACAGCGGGTTGATCAGCACGATGCACATCTGACGGCGCTCTCGGCGGTCGCTGTTGCCTCCGAGGGGCGCAGGCACGACCTGTTTCTGGAGGTTGCCCGCACGATTGCGCGGTTCTATCCGCGGATAGACGAAGTTCAGCTCGTCCCCCTGGATGCAAGCGCCGAAACGGTCGGTACCGGTCCACTCGATGCCAAGACGGCAGAGCTCATTCGCGCGGCCGCCAGGGCATCGGATGGGCGCATCGCACTCTTGCCCCATCCGCAACGGGCCGATCACTACATCATGATCAAGCGCAGTCCGAACACAGACGAGGCGCGCTATGGTTTGATGCTCGGCATCGACGCGGCGAAATTGATCGGAGATGGCGGGCCATTCTGGTCTCGCCCCGGGGTCGCGGTGCGGCTGTCGCTGCCGGACGGACATATCCTGCTGCCGACTGCCTTGCCCGAGGCGATCCTGTTTTCCAAGGCGCTGAGCAGTGCGTCCCAGCCATTGCTTCTTGAAACAGGCATGGGGATCGGGCTTGCGGACATGTTCCCACCCGTCCAGACCGGCTTGACGTTTCTAGTGGTCAGCTTCGCCTATCTCGCAGGCCTGGCGGCACTGCGCCAACGTGCGCGCACGCGCGCAGCGGAACAGCAGGCAACCCTCAGCGCGCTGGAATCGCGCCTTACGCACGCGTCACGCGTCAACGCGCTCGGCGAAATGGCAAGCGGCATGGCGCATGAACTGACGCAGCCGCTGACCGCAATTCTGGCGCAGGCGCAGGCCGGGCGAAGGCTGCTCGCTCAAGGACAGGACGCGGCACTTGCTCCGGTGCTGGAGGACACCGTAAGCCAGGCGCGCCGGGCATCGGCCATATTGGAAAGGTTCCGCAACTGGTCGCAGCCGCATGCTGCGCCGGTTGCCGCCTTCGATCTGCGCCACGCGCTTGCAAATGTTGACGCGCTACTTCAACCGGACGCGAGATCAAGCGGAATTCAGCTTGATTTCCAGGTTCCGGAAACACCGGTATCCGTCGTCGGCGATCCGGTTGAGATCGAGCAAGTCGCGTACAATCTCGTGCGTAACGCCTTTGAGGCATTGGCCGCCGAGACAGGCGATAGCGGACGCGTGACTGTTACCCTGAGCGAGCGCGACACCGCAGTTGTCTTCGATGTCGCCGATAATGGTCCCGGCGTTTCGGAAGCACTTCGCCCAAGGCTGTTCACGCCATTCGTGACGACCCGCGCCGGGGGCACCGGGCTCGGTCTGGCGCTGAGCCAGCGACTGGTGGAACGCGCCGGTGGCGAAATCGCCCTGGTTGAGAGTGATCATGGCGCCACGTTCCGCGTGACGCTGCCACGTGCCCGCCGAACCGAGGAACCGATGTGA